The following coding sequences are from one Gossypium hirsutum isolate 1008001.06 chromosome A12, Gossypium_hirsutum_v2.1, whole genome shotgun sequence window:
- the LOC107927544 gene encoding vacuolar-sorting receptor 6, whose translation MTWICMGSCLHKLLSLFLASILALTGVSARFVVEKNNIRVLSPFSLRGKHDGSIGNFGIPNYGGFIIGSVLYPEKGANGCESFNGQPFKSKSPRPSVVLLDRGECYFALKVWQAQQAGAAAVLVADSVDEPLITMDSPEESRDTNEFVEKIGIPSALIEKSFGDSLKEALKKGEDVVVKLDWRESMPHPDQRVEYELWTNSNDECGVRCDEQMNFVKNFKGHAQILEKGGYTLFTPHYITWYCPQAFIFSSQCKSQCINHGRYCAPDPEQDFGEGYQGKDVVFENLRQLCVHRVANESSRPWIWWDYVTDFHIRCSMKENRYSKQCAEDVMKSLDLPIEKIKKCMGDPEADVENEVLKKEQELQVGRGSRSDVTILPTLVINDVQYRGKLERSAVLKAICAGFKETTEPSVCLSADIETNECLERNGGCWQDKHANITACKDTFRGRVCECPIVKGVQYRGDGYISCEAFGPARCTINNGGCWSDTKDGLTFSACSEKQLKGCHCPQGFRGDGHKCEDINECKERSACRCDGCSCKNTWGSYECKCKGNLLYIKEQDACIERNGSRFGWFLTLLVLAAVVAAGLAGYIFYKYRLRSYMDSEIMAIMSQYMPLDNQHNNEVASEAQPLRQSSTA comes from the exons ATGACATGGATATGCATGGGTTCATGTCTCCACaaacttctctctctttttttagcaTCTATCCTTGCATTAACTGGAGTCTCTGCAAGGTTTGTGGTTGAGAAGAATAACATCCGAGTGCTATCTCCATTTAGTCTGAGAGGAAAGCATGATGGTTCCATAGGGAACTTTGGAATACCAAACTATGGTGGGTTCATTATAGGCTCCGTGCTTTATCCAGAGAAAGGGGCTAATGGTTGTGAATCCTTTAATGGTCAACCCTTCAAGTCCAAGTCTCCTCGCCCCTCTGTCGTCCTTCTTGATCGTGGAG AATGCTACTTCGCCTTGAAGGTATGGCAAGCGCAACAGGCTGGAGCTGCAGCAGTGTTGGTGGCTGATAGTGTAGATGAACCTCTAATAACTATGGATTCTCCTGAGGAAAGCAGGGATACAAATGAGTTTGTGGAGAAGATAGGAATCCCGTCGGCTTTGATAGAAAAGTCTTTTGGTGACAGCCTGAAGGAGGCCCTGAAGAAGGGTGAAGATGTAGTGGTAAAATTAGACTGGAGGGAGTCGATGCCCCATCCAGACCAGAGAGTTGAATATGAACTGTGGACCAATAGCAATGACGAGTGTGGAGTTCGTTGTGATGAGCAGATGAATTTTGTAAAGAATTTCAAAGGCCATGCCCAGATACTTGAAAAGGGGGGTTACACCTTGTTCACACCACATTACATAACTTGGTATTGTCCTCAAGCTTTTATATTCAGCAGTCAGTGCAAGTCTCAGTGCATAAACCATGGAAGATATTGTGCCCCTGATCCAGAACAAGATTTTGGAGAGGGATATCAAGGAAAGGATGTGGTGTTTGAGAACTTGAGACAGCTCTGTGTGCACAGAGTTGCCAATGAAAGCAGCAGACCTTGGATTTGGTGGGACTACGTCACGGATTTCCATATCAGGTGTTCAATGAAGGAGAACAGATATAGCAAACAATGTGCTGAGGATGTCATGAAGTCTCTCG ATTTGCCTATTGAGAAAATCAAAAAGTGCATGGGTGATCCTGAAGCTGATGTCGAGAACGAAGTCTTGAAAAAGGAGCAAGAACTTCAG GTTGGCCGAGGTTCTCGTAGCGACGTTACCATTTTACCGACATTGGTTATCAATGATGTTCAATATCGAG GAAAACTGGAAAGAAGTGCTGTGCTTAAGGCCATTTGTGCTGGATTTAAGGAGACAACAGAACCTTCAGTTTGTTTAAGTGCAG ATATTGAAACTAATGAGTGCCTTGAAAGAAATGGTGGTTGTTGGCAGGATAAACATGCCAACATAACAGCATGCAAG GACACATTCAGGGGAAGAGTATGTGAATGCCCCATTGTGAAGGGCGTGCAGTATAGAGGAGATGGTTACATATCTTGTGAAG CCTTCGGGCCTGCGAGATGTACGATTAACAACGGAGGTTGCTGGTCTGACACAAAAGATGGATTAACTTTCTCGGCTTGCTCA GAAAAGCAATTAAAAGGTTGTCACTGTCCACAAGGCTTCCGAGGGGATGGTCATAAATGTGAAG ATATCAATGAATGCAAAGAACGAAGTGCCTGCCGGTGCGACGGTTGCTCCTGTAAAAACACTTGGGGTTCATATGAGTGCAAGTGTAAGGGGAATCTTCTGTATATAAAAGAGCAAGATGCTTGCATTG AGAGAAACGGATCGCGCTTTGGGTGGTTCCTCACCCTCTTGGTACTGGCAGCTGTGGTTGCTGCTGGCTTAGCTGGGTATATATTCTACAAATACAGGCTCAGG TCTTACATGGACTCGGAGATCATGGCTATCATGTCGCAGTACATGCCGCTAGACAATCAGCATAACAATGAAGTTGCTAGTGAGGCACAGCCTTTGCGACAAAGCTCAACAGCATAA